CAAAGCGAGTTAGTTAAAAGCCAAAAGATGGGTAAGCTCCAAAGCACAACAGCTGAAGCAACAGGTCATTATTGTGGCTTGAGAGTTTGATTAGCAACAAGCTCTAGTTCACCCTGTTCTTCTGTCAGGTAGGTCTGACTTTGTACCAATCCAATCTCTAGCCCTAATGAACAGAATTCGCTCCGCGATCGCCCATTTAGTTTTACTCAAATAGACTTACTTAGCTTGAGTTAAAAACGGCTTGAATTAAAAGCGAATAAACCTGAATCAGTAGAACACTAGGAGCCGACTAATGCTCTCAGAAACTTCAGATCAAACGGGATGGCATACCACCACAGTTCTACGCCATATCTGTATGTCATTGCCTGAAAGACAGCGTGAGATAAATCTAGCCGAGAGCCAACTTACTCTTCTACAGCCGCCATTGACTGCTTGAGGAGATGCAATCCTTTTTTCACCCGACGAGAAACCGTAACAGCGCTAATGCCCAAGCGCTCAGCAGTTTCCTTTTGAGTCAAATCATATAGAAAAACAAACTCCAAGATCTCACGGGTTCGATGTTCTAGTTGCAGTAGCGCCTGCTGTAAACGAATTTGGTCTTCCTGAGCCAGCTGAAAACTACGATACTGATTATCAGGAACCAACTCTCCTAGGGAAGCTGAACCTTCATCTTCATCCCGCACTGGGGCATCTAAGCTCAATGGTGAACGATTCTTTAGGGCTAGTTTAATTTCTTGCCACTCTGAGACTGCAATCTCTAGCTTCGCTGCCACCTCAGCATCTGTCGGTTGACGATTCAGCTGAGTTTGTAAGTTTTGAATTGTCCAAGCCGCTTGCTTTTGTAGCGCCTGCCAACGACGAGGAATGCGAATAGAAGAGCCTCTATCCCTTAAATAATGTTGAATCTCACCCCGAATGTAAGGAATCGCAAAGGAGCTAAAGGCATGCCCCTTTGACATATCAAACCGCTCGATCGCCCGAATCAAACCGATGCAGCCAACTTGAAGCAAGTCCTCATAGTTTTCTGTACACTGGTTGATCCAATGATGAGCCTCTCTCCTCACCAGTCCTAAATTCAGATTAACTAGTTGATTTCGAAGTTTGGCAGAAGGATTTTTTTGATACTCTCGCAACAGTTGCAAGCTTTCGCTCTTAAGTTCGTTGGCGGCGGTAGTTTGCATGACGACGTTCAGGTGGTAGAGCAGTGAACTTAGTAAACACCAGATATAGTCTTGTCTAGTCTTATCAGACCCTTGCAGTTTCGGTTGTGACATGTAACATATCCAACTGCAAAACCTGTCGATAAATTCCTAGCTTCTAGGTAAAAAACAAGATGATTGGAAGGTAGAAAGAACAGAATTAACTCGAAATAAACTTCTATATTGTGAGTTAGCTTCTGTGCCTTTATGTCTTCTCGATGAAGCTATACAGTTGCACCTTAAAGTTATTCTTATCCCAAATCTGAAACAACTGCATTTCTACGGAACCTAATCGTAGGCCACCAGCAACGCTCGCCGAAATTATTTTGATAGGTTACAGCCCCATTAAGCATAAAATCCCGATCTGCAATATAAGATAAATCGACTTTTGAACATGACTTCATAAACCCTAGTTATATGACTAGCAGCCTCCTTGCCAGTAGAATAGCTTGGCGGTGCTATTTGAGAACTATATAGGATAAATCACAATGGCTCAGGCAAAGATTGGCATCATTGGTGGTAGTGGTCTCTACAAGATGGAGTCACTCAAAGACATAGAAGAGCTACAGGTGGAAACACCCTTTGGCCCACCTTCAGATGCCTTGATTTTAGGGACTCTAGAAGGCAATCGAGTTGCTTTTCTAGCAAGACATGGTCGCAGTCACCACCTGCTTCCTTCAGAGCTGCCATTTCGGGCTAACATCTATGCCATGAAAAGCTTGGGCGTAGAGTACTTAATCTCAGCTTCTGCGGTGGGTTCTCTGAAAGCAGAAGTTAAACCACTAGATATGGTAGTACCCAATCAATTTATTGACCGCACTAAAAACCGCATTTCTACCTTCTTTGGTGATGGCATCGTCGCTCATGTTGCCTTCGGTGATCCAGTGTGCCTAAACCTTGCTCAAGTGCTTACAGATGCGGTCACCAGCCTGAATTTACCTAATGTCACACTCCATCAAGGCGGCACTTACGTCTGCATGGAAGGACCCGCATTTTCTACAAAGGCTGAATCGCATTTATATCGAAGCTGGGATGCCACAGTCATCGGTATGACTAACCTTCCGGAGGCAAAGCTGGCTAGAGAGGCGGAAATGGCCTACGCAACTCTAGCACTCGTTACGGATTATGACTGCTGGCATCCAGACCACGATAGTGTAACGGT
The sequence above is a segment of the Trichocoleus desertorum ATA4-8-CV12 genome. Coding sequences within it:
- a CDS encoding S-methyl-5'-thioadenosine phosphorylase; protein product: MAQAKIGIIGGSGLYKMESLKDIEELQVETPFGPPSDALILGTLEGNRVAFLARHGRSHHLLPSELPFRANIYAMKSLGVEYLISASAVGSLKAEVKPLDMVVPNQFIDRTKNRISTFFGDGIVAHVAFGDPVCLNLAQVLTDAVTSLNLPNVTLHQGGTYVCMEGPAFSTKAESHLYRSWDATVIGMTNLPEAKLAREAEMAYATLALVTDYDCWHPDHDSVTVDMVIANLQRNAVNAQKVIQETVRRLSEHPPGSDAHSALKYAILTPLDKVSDAAKSKLDLLLRKYLPK
- a CDS encoding RNA polymerase sigma factor SigF codes for the protein MQTTAANELKSESLQLLREYQKNPSAKLRNQLVNLNLGLVRREAHHWINQCTENYEDLLQVGCIGLIRAIERFDMSKGHAFSSFAIPYIRGEIQHYLRDRGSSIRIPRRWQALQKQAAWTIQNLQTQLNRQPTDAEVAAKLEIAVSEWQEIKLALKNRSPLSLDAPVRDEDEGSASLGELVPDNQYRSFQLAQEDQIRLQQALLQLEHRTREILEFVFLYDLTQKETAERLGISAVTVSRRVKKGLHLLKQSMAAVEE